The genomic DNA GCACGATCAGAACCTGGCCGACGTCCAGGTCGTCCGGATTGCCCAGCTTGTTGAGCTTCATCAACACGTCTCCGGATACGCCGAGCGTCTGGGCGATGGTCATCAGCGTGTCACCGGACTGCACAATGTAGGTAATCGGGGTCGGGGTCGGCGCCAGGGTTTCGCTGGGGGTCGGGACGACACTTGCCAGCCGCTGGGCGACCGCCAGGGTCGGGAGAACGGTGGTTGTCGACGCCGGGCGCGGCCGCCCCCAAAGGCTGAGAATCAACAATGTCGTGGCGGCCGAGACCACGACATTGAGTGCCAGGAACCCCCAGTATTGCCGCCAAGTCGCTCTGCGCACGCTGCCCACAGCGGCGGATCATAGCACAGGATGATGGTCGCCGACACCGATGTTCGCTGCCTCGGTCACGGTCTTCCATTGACGGCAGGTCAGGCCTCTGGTATCACTCACCCATGCCCTACCTGGTTGACGGCCACAATCTGATCGGCGCCATGCCTGGGCACAGATTGGCCGATCCCGATGACGAAGCCATGATGATCACCCGGCTGCGTGGCTTCTGCGCCGCCTCGGGAAAAGCCGTCACGGTGTACTTCGACCGGGGTGCGCCCGGCCTGCCGGATCCGCCCCAGGCGGGACGCCTGCTGGTCCGATTCGTTCCCGGATCTTCGAGCGCCGACCGCGCAATCCGGGCCCATCTCCAGCGACTGCGGGGGGAGGCTCGCAATTGGACGGTGGTGTCCGCGGATCGGGAGGTGATGGCCGCCGCCCGCCAGGCGGGCGCCCAGGCCCTGTCCAGCGCCGACTTCCTGCGGCGGCTGGGTCAGGCCTCCCTGCCGACGGCCGGAGCCGAGAAGCCCGAATCCCCGCTCTCCGAGATGGAAAACGCCCAGCTCCTGCGGGAATTTGAAGCTGCCCGGCGCAGAAAGGCGGCGAG from Anaerolineales bacterium includes the following:
- a CDS encoding NYN domain-containing protein, which gives rise to MPYLVDGHNLIGAMPGHRLADPDDEAMMITRLRGFCAASGKAVTVYFDRGAPGLPDPPQAGRLLVRFVPGSSSADRAIRAHLQRLRGEARNWTVVSADREVMAAARQAGAQALSSADFLRRLGQASLPTAGAEKPESPLSEMENAQLLREFEAARRRKAARRA